The genomic stretch CATCATCACGAAGAACCCTAGCAACTGTAAATCTCAATTCTTTGGATGGTGGAGTCGCACACCACCTCACACATTCACTCCACTGTGCCGTGGTATTACCAACGTCATCCCATGGTCTATAAGACCAGAGGAGAAGAAACCTAATCCTATGTGGATCCATAGTCCCAGGGCACCCTAACAGATTGTCTCACAGGGTAGGTCCTCAAAAAATACCCGCTGAAGGAATACatgataaaatggaaaatgactTGGACAATATGAAGTGGTGAGTTTCAGCTAAAAAGATGACAGACTTAAAATTGTGAGgccaatttaattttgttttttaactttcttaGCTTACTTCAAAATTTTTTACTTAGTTTAGaccaagttaaatttaaaaattttcattttttataacagaaaatctcaaatatatacaaaagttcAGAGGATCCTATGATGAACCTGTCAAGCCAGCTTCAATAGTTATCAACATATGACCAATTGAAGCAGACTCGCAGAGCCAGGAAGAACTACCAGTTAATTTGGGCCCCAAAGTCACTGCCACGTGACCTGCCCAATGTCACAGAGCTGCTCAGTGACCCACTGGAAGACAAAAACCTATGCATCCCAACATCAAACAGAATGTTTATCTCCCTATACTAGGACCCCTAAGAGACACTAAGAGAAGTTAGGGTGAAACATAGGAATGAAAGGGAACCTTCTCTcaattaatttctgattttagaaaatgtatatgagaaatattagggggaaaaaacacTTAGTTTTTTTGTGATACATAACAGCAAGGTAGCAGGTATGTGTATCACAAAAATATCTCCACCCACAGCTTATTTTGCCTCCAGCCAAATGCCCATCAAAGGTAAACTTGTGTGATTAGGCTACCTTCCTTCAGTGCTCGCTGTGGTTTTTCACTCTTCTGCAGCCTAGGCAGCAGCTGTTTCctcagagcatgtgggcttcagtgtcTTCTGGGGCTCATCACCCGCCTCATCCCCCTTTCAGTATGGGGAAAGACCGGGTGGGGGGTAGGGAGGCCCTCTCTATATGTCTTCAGTGAGAAATAAAGGATTAAATGCAAATGTGGCTGAGGCACTCAGTCTAACATCGACTTCACTAGCCAACCTTCTCATCCTAGATGAGAAGTCAAAGGAGCCTCGGTCCAGGTCCAcctgccccagcttacccttctccggAGACTGGCaggctctcctcctccctctcaccTCCTTCCTAGCCTGACCAAGGTTCAGTCTCTCACCTACTCCACCCAACATTAATCCAAAACTCCCTTCACCTGCCCCAAGACTTCCAGATGTATACAACAGTGAGTGTTTGGGGTTCATAACAACCTTAGTACAGATTTTCATATTGTGACTCCCTAACTTCATTCTGAAATATATAATTATGACTCTTGTGTAACTTCTACTCTGATAACGCAGTTTCTGACAAAGTAGGTCACAAGAATATCGGCTTTGTGTCCACCCACTGCTATTCTAGATACAAattagaatctagaaaaatcacTAGGTGATAAACGTACGTTTTCAACTGCATTAATAACTGGAAGAATATATATCAATACCTGACCAAAGCTAAGAAAGTaaacaaatgcataaaatgaACCATCTTAGTCTTTCCAAAAAAGTGCATAAACCTCTCTAGATTTTAACCAACAAATAACCTCTCTGCACTCTATGATTATTTTAATCTTGTTAAGCAGAGGAAAACCTAATTTATGTTAGCAGTTGAGAACATGGCTCTATTGAGGGTATTAACTACCTTTGTTTTATGGACACTTCATCAGTCCACACATAACTAAATCCAACCCCACAAAATTCTTCCACAACTCATTCATCAATTAATGATTATAATCAGAGAGAAAGATTTTTGTTGACTATGATGCATTGCCATACTGAAAAGGTGCatatattcattaaattatttattcttcaAGTCTCTGAATAGAAAGGACTTACAGTGAAGCTCTTTATTACACAAGCCGTTCTACAGGTCCTTGACAGGTAATTCAAACAGGTACTGACAGGCCCCACTAATGGGTCATGAAATTCATAAAAGGACAgtttataaatgtatgtatttatttatttgtttacttatttatttttctgtggtacgcgggcctctcactgctgtggcctctcccattgcggagcacaggctccggacgcgcaggctcagcggccatggctcgtgggcccagccgctccgcggcatgtgggatcttcccagaccggggcacagacccgtgtcccctgcatcggcaggcagactctcaaccactgtgccaccagggaagccccagtttataaatttaaaacaaaagttacaGCAGCCTCAATTTTAGGAAGCTCATTTTGGTGACACATTATGAAGATCAAGCTTCTATTTCTCAAtatcaaattataaaattaacagTGTTTAGCATCTCTAATGAGATCTACTAAAATAAAATCCTTCAAAATTGGTACTTCTagcattctttaaaaatgttacagccaatttattaattctaatttaAGTATAAAACactttattaaatattgaaaaattcaagatttttatttttacttaaatttttttacttttatttaaaaattcaagattttTGTGATTTGATTGTATGTAATTTtacctcaaaaggaaaaaaactgtaaacaaatattaaatactgaaatatttaaagggGAATGTACTCATATCTGCATTTCACTTTGaaatgcagcaaaaaaataagatggaatgATAGATGAACAGATATGTGATTACAGAAGTAGAGTAAAATGTTAACTGTAGACTCTAGGTGGTGGGTATATAGGTATTGACTGtacaattctttcaacttttctgtatgtttgaacattttcataatataatgttggaaagaaaaaaagcttaagGTAACATCCTTAAACTTGATGCTTACAGCAGCTTTTGTGCTCTTAAGACTAAGAACTAGTAGGAAATATAATAGCACAAAATGACTTAAGACatattatatgaaaaagaatacaaaattattaatACAACATTATGACAACCAGGTATacatagaaaaacaacaaaaggagctgtagggcttccctggtggcacagtggttgagagtccgcctgccgatgcaggggacacgggttcgtgccccggtccgggaagatcccacatgccgttgagtggctgggcccgtgagccatggtcgctgagcctgcacgtccggagcctgtgctccgcaacgggagaggccacaacagtgagaggcccgcgtaccgcaaaaaaaaaaggagctgtactaaaatattaataaaattgtcCTAGGATAGTAGGATTATGGGTGATTTCCCCCGTCCTTCTATTTGTCCGACTTTCTGTAATAGAATCATATTTGTAAATGCTTTCtgtgtacatataaatatacatatgtatattttaaaatatttgttgcaaGTACAATGAATGTAAGAAAAATATCAGGGAGGGGGACTGCCATATCTAACtttaaggaaagaagcaaaatatattctgtttaaaaaaaaagactgtgggtTTACCTCCCTCACCATCACATTTTGTTCCCTCTAGTTTTTGATTCAAATACAGATATGAGTCAATGGTGAACATAAATACACCAAATCAACATGGTCCTTCACTTTTTAATTCACATACTGGTAGTGTATTAAGGTAACAAAAAGACTTAGCTGACACATCCAAGTGTCAGTGCCTTACTATTCTCAGAATCCATAAAGAGGTAATATTCATAATAGAAAAAAGCATACAATCCACTGCAGGAGAATATAACTTATTACAAAAGTAGTCATTTTTGTTAAACAATCAAGAGCTAAACCAAATGTCTTATAAATAGGCCTCTTTCTAGACTCTAGCCTAATTTCCTCTACCTCGGAGAAGCTAGTCGGTTGAGCACCACTTCTTTTGAGACAGCAGCAAGAACCACATTAAGTCGTCCACCTCCTTGAGTCACAAGGGGACATGTGAATTTGAGCCCCAGGCACGGACTTAGATAAGTCACTTCATCTCTCACTGCCTCAACCTCTTCCTCTATAAAACCAGGGTCTGCTAAGGTCCCTTCCAGGTCAAAAATTCTCTGAATTTCAGGCAACAGGCTCTGAGAAACTAAGCAAGGAACAGGTCTCCTTGAGCACCACCACCCAGCCTACCCGTGGATATAGAAAATCTGGCAGCATAAAAACATGTAAATTCATGAAGAGGAACAACTCCATAGAATGCCCTTCACCCAAAAAGCATCTTGAGATACAAACGTGGAAACGAACAGACATGATGTCACCCCATGTTACTAATCATGGGATTCATCCCCATTAGAGGGCTTTTTTGAAAAATCCAGGCAATCCCCGCCCCCCAGCTCGAACTCTAAACACATCATTAATTCTATTTTCAAAGGTTCAAATAAAGGTGGCAGAAACagttatagaaaaaaacaaaggtaataccTGGATGTTTTCTTCACATCTACTTTAACTGTAAGTGATTTCTTCCTAAGAACGGGAGATGAAGGTTTCGAGTCAGAAAGTTTTTTACTCTTATCAAGTCGGTTATGGGAAGAATTGCTCTCTTTTCTGCCAGCCccttctttccttattttgtCCTTCCGTTTGTCATTACAGGGTCTCAAACCAACGTCGCTTTTATCTGAATGAGTGCAGGTAGTGCAGTCTTTCTTAGATGGCTTAAAAGGCTCTTTGACTTGCCCACCttcagtctctctccctcttccagcATTAAAGCAATCGGACTCTCTATTTACAGGGCCTTTTTGAGAACCGAATTTTCTATCTTCCTCCTTACAGTACTTCTGAGTTCTTCCATCATAAAAGTCCTGGTCCCCATCTGAGGTCTTACGATGTTTGTGGCGATAGTCACAGGATACCTTGGCTGCTGAACTGGTCTCTGGGAATTCCCTCGGAGCGTATCGAAGAGTTTGGGGTCCGAGGTTCCACTGATCTTTCTTCTCTTGGTAAGAAGGGAGAAAATGCCTGGACTTCCACTGCGGGCTCCTGGGAGGCTCTCTGTTTTCATACCTCTCCACGTCTTGAGGTCTTTTTGATGTGTGTCCATATTTTCTGAAATCACGATCCTCAGGATACCTGTGTTGACATAAAGCAGTTTACACTTGCACTAGAGAGAAGTGAGAATTTATGTGTGTGGAATGTTGGGCAACATGGCTTTAAATGCAGAGCACAGTGGCAAGTTAACCTATAATCCCTGAAGCGAACTCACAGATGCACAAGGCACTTAGGAAaatagcatcatttttttttaatattctagcCATCAACATGATTCACTCTAAAAATAAACACTTCACTACTACCAGTAGACCAAAACTACATTACAATACTTTTAATCTTTCTAGACAAAAGCTTTTCAAGGTGGTTATCTTCAACCACAAAGTAAAGAGACTTTTTTACTTGAGTCTTTATACCAAATTACCCAGGTTTAATTATCCTATACCTCGTCTGAAAAGAGCTCCTTTTCTCAAAATCTTCAGAGCCTCTTCTAAGTGACTGAGAATACTTTTCGTCTTGTATCCTCTGGTGCCTCAATTCATCTTCATGCCACTGTCCTTCGAATCTAAAAGAATCTGCTATTGACCTCAGAGGTGGTTTCCCTCCTTTTCCACTTCCTCTAACTCTGTGGTCATCAGGAAAATACCTTCCTTGCACTTTCTGGGGATAACAATTCCTCTGGTGCTCCTTGTAGAGTACACCTTCTGAGTATTTGGGCATATACTGAGGTCTTCTGTTACTATCATCCCCTCTTCCTGGTAAATATACTTGGGGAGGCTTATAAGTATAAAAATTTTCTAAAGAGTTTCTTCTTATGTTTGGGGAAGATGATCTATGTTCATAAGATCGGTAATGTAGAGTTTCACGAGAAGGAATCCTTGGTTTACTCTGTCCATGTTTCTCATTGTCCATTCTCCAAGTGACAGGTCTTTTTGGATCCTTCCTATATTCATAGCCATAATGCTCAGGTCTTTGCTTGTAGTGTTCAGAATTTCTAGGTACTGGTGATAAAGACCTATgtaaacaaatacagaaaagttTAGTCCATTCAAAGACAATAGACTAAGTTTGTCTTAACATGACTTACCCGAATAAAACATTTGCTTCTCCCTGCTTCTTCCACTCAAATTAAATTCATCAATTTGCGATATGTGCATTCTAAATTGTTCACTTGGGAGTCTGATTATGCTTCTGCCTGATTCAACAAGCATACTCTTTTCATCTTAACTAATGTACCCCATGTGCATATCAAAATGAGCTGAGCACACCCATCCTGTTGGAGGAGGACCAGCTTAGGTATGCAGCAGGATCTATTTTGGAAGATTGCTGACAGCAAAGTTCTGGCAAAAGGGCCAGTCAACAAAAGCTTACATCAGGTTCAATGGTCAAGTAAGAAATAAGCAGAAGGAGGGCTAGATCCACACAAGTAAATATGTAGGAGTCTCTGGAAAACTGAACATAACCTCTGAAATTAAATTAGATTCCAAGAGTTTATGATGCACAATAAATCCAAACTCAGACCCGAAACTGACCCCACAGTTTCCCCAATTGATTGTCTATTCTCTCTACTAAGTTTATATCAAGAAGCAAAAACTACATCCTTAAACAGTAagtggagagggtgggaggaagagggcctttgccaatgaagcaactgacaaaggattaatctccaaaatttataagcagctcatgcagctcaataacaaaaaaacaaacaacccaatccaaaaatgggcagaagacctaaatacacatttctccaaagaagataaacagactgccaacaaacacatgaaagaatgctcaacatcactaatcattagagaaatgcaaatcaaaactacaatgaggtatcatctcacaccagtcagaatggccatcatcaaaaaatctggaaacaataaatgctggagagggtgtggagaaaagggaacactcttgcactgctggtgggaatgtgaattggttcagccactatggagaacagtatggaggttccttaaaaaactacaaatagaactaccatacgacccagcaatcccactagtgggcatataccctgagaaaaccaaaattcaaaaagactcatgtaccaaaatgttcattgcagctctatttacaatagcccggagatggaaacaacctaagtgcccatcatcggatgaatggataaagaagatgtggcacatatgtacaatggaatattactcagccataaaaagaaacaaaattgagctattcgtaatgaggtggatagacctagagtctgtcatacagagtgaagtaagtcagaaagagaaagacaaataccgtatgctaacacatatatatggaatttaagaaaaaaatgtcatgaagaacctaggggtaagacacgaataaagacacagacctactagagaatggacttggggatatagggagggggaagggtaagctgtgacaaagcgagagagaggcatggacatatataccctaccaaacataaggtaaatagctagtgggaagcagccacatagcacagggagatcagctcagtgctctgtgacctggaggggtgggatagggagggtgggagggagggagatgcaagagggaggagatatgggaacatatgtatatgtatgactgactcactttgttgtaaagcagaaactaacacaccactgtaaagcaattatactccaataaagatggaaaaaaaaaaaaaaaagacatggaccTCATGCTTAGTCCCTCCGTAAATACTACTAACATAAATAAGTTTTCTTTCCCAGACCTGTCCCCTTCCATATAAAATGAAAGGTGTGCTGTTGAACCAGAGATTGTAACTTTGGTGAATGTGTGCTTTAATGCAGCTATAATGCTCTCCAGGGACAGCACACCCTTTCTGTAACTACCTTCTCCAATACCTCAGCATTGCCAACATGGAGCCTTTCATTCCAATTGAGGAGGAAGGCTCCTAGGAGTATCTGGGGAAACAGCCTGAGTTACCCAGACTTCAGGTTAAGAGAGAGGAGTGACACTATCTGGAACACAACAAAGTTCAAATTGGCACCTGGGGACCTTTCCTCCCATCTGACCTGTCCAATCTTCCAATTTCCTCCCTGAGGGTTTAATGTCTTCTAACCAATGAGGCAGCTACCCTTGCAGCTTTTGTTATCGCCCCCTCTGCAGCAGCTGCCACGGAGCTGGAGTAACCAGGAGCAAAAGCCTTTCCTTTTGGTGACATGTGTGGGTCCTCCCTACGAGAAATGAGGCTGATTTATCTTCCTCACGTACATACTGGGATTTATACACTGGACTTGCCAATATCTCCCTTTAGAGTCACCAGGCTAGATGTACTGGCAAGTGCATTATTTAGCTGAAGTAGAAACTCCGTCATCCAGCTGGCTGCACCTCTTCACAGGAAGAAGCAACTGGAGCCTCTGAGGACTTCCTGGAAGACTTCATCTCTTCCACTGCTAAGGAGAAAAGCTGGCAGCCAGAGGCTGAGGTCTTCCAGACTGATGAAAACCTCAATCTCTTACTTTAATCCTTACCTCACATGGAATACTGCTTTGATATTATATTTCATCTCAGGGTTCTATTGTACAGAGCCCCTTTCTTCTGAAGGAGATTGCTGGAATGGTGGCTATTATTTTTAGTTCTCCTAAAGGGACAAAAGAGACCCAAAGAGTCTGTTGGGAGACAATTCTCCTTGGATGTCTTGTGCTCTGCATGCGCCCTGAGCTTTTGTTCCAAGGCAAACTGCCTGGGAAGATGGGGATAGGGCTTCCCTAAGGGGCAGAGGGCCAATGTGCTTGCTGTCCAGGATAACAAGATAATGTCTCCTCCAAGGCAAAGGCTGGGCAGGGTTGCTTGCTGTCCCTAATGGGGCTCGGGTTCCTCAGCTATGTCAGCATCGCCCACCCTCAGGGGACTAGAGGTAAGGGGAGCACAGGAACATGAAGCTCAAGTCGCCTGCTGCATATGAGTAATAAAGGCCTTTGTCTCTGATCCAAAAGTGCCTTGTGACACACTAATGTGCTAGCTTGCAAGTCGGGTAAGATATCAGACCCTTTAAAGTTGGTGACAAAGAGTCCTGAGAAGGCATCCAGAAATCAGGCACTAAGCTTGGCAGGGTCTTTTGCGCCCCTTCACCAGAGCCTACCACAAAAGGGTGAAACAAAGTGACCTCTGTGAGGCCCTCCATGTTCAAGCCATTTGCTTCTTTgcattcccttttctttctgaagTTCCTCCCCATTACAATTTGGTCTTCTGAACTACAAAATGAAAACTGTTGAAGAAATGATTGATTAGTCATTGGAGAACCATAATGAACAAGCATCATGACCAAGCCGTATTAACATGAAAAATCTTGATCTGTCTTTTGCGTATGTAATTGTGGTCCTCTTTAAAGTTCTAAAATGTACTAGTCACTTTCACAGCTCTGCACCTTTGCTCTTGTCATCCCCTTAACTGGaatacttttcttctctctttctgcatttaaaaattctacCCATCattgagaattccctggcagtccagtggttaggactccgcactctcactgcccaggttcagttcctggtcggggaactaagagtgCACAAGCTACACgatgaggccaaaaaaaagaaaaaaaaaattctacccatCCTTAAATCTCATCTCTTCTTTGAAGACTTTCTTGgtatccctccttcccctccacaaAAGCAGAACTATTCCCTCCCTGTGGATCCAGAATACCTTGTCCCAGTCAGTAGTAGCACAACACTTTTCCTACAGTATCATAGTTGCCTATGGTGTCAATCTGCCCAGTCAGGCTGCGTGCTTGCTGAGGCCCTGTACACAAATTTGCCTTTGTAGCCCCAGAACCTGCCTATAGCAGGTATACAgtaaaaaatggttaaattgtTCCAATCTAattatatatactattgatactacCAACAAGCAAAGAGGAGAGTTGATTTATAATTGAGTTGTTCAAAATTCTATTACTCTGCCATGAAGAAGAAGACATAGCAAACTCCCAATTTCTTCAAACATAttgattatgaaaataattaaactgaATATACACTGAAGAGTTCTAAACCGCTTACTGATGCAAAATGTATAACACTCTCAAAGGTGTTTCTCAGTCTTCCTTTCTGTGGccattgcatttcttttattatggaTTAATTCTAGCTGCCAGCCATAATTAAAGAAAGCTGTCAGGTCCTAGAGTCTAGAAATACAAGGTCAATCACTATAAAGCAGCTACTGTGGATAACCAAGTCCACGAGCTTATTAAAATAGGTTCTTAACAATACCGGTGAATTTGAAAGTCGAAGCACATCTCAAACCCATGCTTACGCTGCTAAACTAAGGACTGCTCACCTGTGCCTCCACCTGGGGGATCTAGAGCGTGACCGTGCCATCCTTTGACATGTGAGCCACTATCCACTTTTTACACTGCAAAGAAACACAATATTAGCAAGTTTGTAGAAAGGGCCTGCAACCCGCTCTAAAAACAGTAAAGGCCACTGACAAAAAGTAATTTAAgccccctgtgcctcagtttcctcataggaCCCACCTTATTGGAATCTTGTAAGGATAATATGAATTAGATCAAGGGTCAGCAAgcttcttctgtaaagggccagagagtaactATTTTTGGTTTTGCAGGCCATATAAGGTCTCTATCACAttatcttcttcttttaaaaaaatgcttaaaaaatataaaaaccatttgGGCCACAAAAAACAGGCCCCAAAGGGCCCCAAATGCGTTGTAGTTTCATGATCCCTGAGTTAAGTCATGAAAAGAGCTTAGAAtattgcctggcacacagcaactGATAAATAAGTgtttcaaaaagaggaaaaacttcCCCAGAATTCCTCTATCTGAGCACAACCACTACTACCCCTTCCCAACTTTTCGCTGTTGGTTATGTACATATAATCGCAGTTACGTTCATATAATCACAGTCAACATCTTTAGGAATACTTGATGATATATCCTACTTTTAAAACTGTCGGATAGTAAGAATTACAATGCCTAATAATCATACTCAATTGCCACCTAACTTCTATCAGataaacataccaaaacttaatTAAGCACGATtagacatttagtttgcttctgaTTTTTTGCTAAAACAAATAATgtcaaataagtaaattttaaaagacatataaacttgatttttaaaatatttttcagtctttaaaagAAACTGATAGGTTTAGgagctgaattaaaaaaatatgatttggGTATAAACTTTCATACTATTATTT from Phocoena phocoena chromosome X, mPhoPho1.1, whole genome shotgun sequence encodes the following:
- the BCLAF3 gene encoding BCLAF1 and THRAP3 family member 3 isoform X2, with product MARSRSRSPRWRHRSLSPVPRNSEHYKQRPEHYGYEYRKDPKRPVTWRMDNEKHGQSKPRIPSRETLHYRSYEHRSSSPNIRRNSLENFYTYKPPQVYLPGRGDDSNRRPQYMPKYSEGVLYKEHQRNCYPQKVQGRYFPDDHRVRGSGKGGKPPLRSIADSFRFEGQWHEDELRHQRIQDEKYSQSLRRGSEDFEKRSSFQTRYPEDRDFRKYGHTSKRPQDVERYENREPPRSPQWKSRHFLPSYQEKKDQWNLGPQTLRYAPREFPETSSAAKVSCDYRHKHRKTSDGDQDFYDGRTQKYCKEEDRKFGSQKGPVNRESDCFNAGRGRETEGGQVKEPFKPSKKDCTTCTHSDKSDVGLRPCNDKRKDKIRKEGAGRKESNSSHNRLDKSKKLSDSKPSSPVLRKKSLTVKVDVKKTSRVASSYSTERQMSHDLVAVGRKSENFHPVFEHLDSTQNTENKPTGEFAQEIITIIHQVKADYFPSLGITLHERFSKMQVTQAADVNEFKLNSDPEIHRRIDMSLAELQSKQTMVYDSEQTLVKIIDPNDLRHDIERRRKERLQNEDEHIFHIASAAERSDQHSSFTRLKNTHRKDVITHKPFGIEGNHQNTRGFRRTFKTNFRGGTFQPQYKSGLLQKSLCIQAKYQRLRFAGPSGFITNKFRERLLRKKKEYTNIAPAI
- the BCLAF3 gene encoding BCLAF1 and THRAP3 family member 3 isoform X1, which encodes MARSRSRSPRWRHRSLSPVPRNSEHYKQRPEHYGYEYRKDPKRPVTWRMDNEKHGQSKPRIPSRETLHYRSYEHRSSSPNIRRNSLENFYTYKPPQVYLPGRGDDSNRRPQYMPKYSEGVLYKEHQRNCYPQKVQGRYFPDDHRVRGSGKGGKPPLRSIADSFRFEGQWHEDELRHQRIQDEKYSQSLRRGSEDFEKRSSFQTRYPEDRDFRKYGHTSKRPQDVERYENREPPRSPQWKSRHFLPSYQEKKDQWNLGPQTLRYAPREFPETSSAAKVSCDYRHKHRKTSDGDQDFYDGRTQKYCKEEDRKFGSQKGPVNRESDCFNAGRGRETEGGQVKEPFKPSKKDCTTCTHSDKSDVGLRPCNDKRKDKIRKEGAGRKESNSSHNRLDKSKKLSDSKPSSPVLRKKSLTVKVDVKKTSRVASSYSTERQMSHDLVAVGRKSENFHPVFEHLDSTQNTENKPTGEFAQEIITIIHQVKADYFPSLGITLHERFSKMQVTQAADVNEFKLNSDPEIHRRIDMSLAELQSKQTMVYDSEQTLVKIIDPNDLRHDIERRRKERLQNEDEHIFHIASAAERSDQHSSFTRLKNTHVDGFQKSTCLVKSNFRKFIQKPYLNYHTMQRKDVITHKPFGIEGNHQNTRGFRRTFKTNFRGGTFQPQYKSGLLQKSLCIQAKYQRLRFAGPSGFITNKFRERLLRKKKEYTNIAPAI